One region of Terricaulis silvestris genomic DNA includes:
- a CDS encoding TonB-dependent receptor translates to MKSKSKLGWILRAGASLVAIGAATPAFAQEADDGVSDEIVVTATGRSAAIQDVPIAVTALSGDQMEASGVEDLRDITQLAPSFSMDTGQSLASTTARVRGIGTGGDNVGFEAAVGIFIDGVYRARAGAALSDLPELERVEVLRGPQGTLFGRNTSAGALSVITAGPDWEPGMMVEGDAGLDDLGGGSLRAMVNIPLTDTFAFRVDGSVRDRDGYVTDIISGDDINDVSRSTARAQALWDISPEASLRVIVDASESNEVCCGITPLVYGSTNAAVAGISGAVIGNTGSPAINVEERFMSVTPALPGLPLGTTFLPFPSGGGGFGVTGLRSFPIQPGGPARNYGDASEDAGISAQLDWEFGGVSMTSISAYRDWEQNRNQDIDFHSADIAYRYGDVVGAKNLTQELRFNGEFGRVNWLAGLFYSDEETTNLSNIQVGAHATAYVNLNSIGATADVDPGPGVVPAFAFAPNGCELYDSTAGDVDGVSDPIPSLFYCASGGGGILNPLNGAYLAGNVNGQGQQGDRWQTNTTSVSAFTHNEISLSERLTWTIGARLTNEDKEIRADLSSTSSSCDALQALEVASDPAVPGPGGIVAALQVSSLNPLMNLACNPAVNPISNGTWEGDQNEQEWSGTTSLAYDLNEDAMIYAGYSRGYKAGGFNMDRQGFAVTPALVDPTQLNIYQTQFDPEFTDAYEIGLKTTILGGSTTFNVSGFYQQIHDYQLNAYNGFNFITQNVSELISQGVELEVTSRPTEGLFLTGGVTYNDVYYDSDESFNPLTLAANCPGGTPCAADPNSIVAGDPLSFAPEWSVTGGVSYTVPVGGSLQAVFYLDGRWVSEHRTQTLGRDPLGRTDNDAFALYNGRITLGSPDERWAVEFWGQNLLDETYYVGSFSPPLQNSYVVYPNAPATYGVAVRLQF, encoded by the coding sequence ATGAAGAGCAAATCAAAATTGGGTTGGATTCTGCGCGCAGGCGCGTCGTTGGTAGCGATCGGGGCGGCGACGCCGGCCTTCGCGCAAGAGGCCGACGACGGCGTGTCCGACGAAATCGTCGTGACGGCCACGGGTCGTAGCGCTGCGATCCAAGACGTTCCGATCGCCGTGACGGCGCTGTCTGGCGATCAGATGGAAGCCTCGGGCGTTGAAGACTTGCGTGACATCACCCAACTGGCGCCCTCATTCTCGATGGATACCGGCCAATCGCTCGCGTCCACCACGGCTCGCGTACGCGGCATCGGAACGGGCGGCGACAACGTCGGCTTCGAAGCAGCCGTCGGCATCTTCATTGACGGCGTTTATCGGGCGCGCGCAGGCGCGGCCCTATCCGATCTTCCAGAGCTCGAGCGCGTCGAAGTGCTGCGCGGACCGCAAGGCACGCTCTTTGGCCGCAACACTTCCGCAGGCGCCCTGAGCGTCATCACGGCCGGCCCAGACTGGGAGCCCGGCATGATGGTTGAAGGCGACGCCGGCCTCGACGACCTCGGGGGCGGCTCGCTGCGAGCGATGGTCAACATCCCCCTCACCGACACTTTCGCCTTCCGCGTCGATGGCAGCGTGAGAGATCGCGACGGCTACGTGACCGACATCATTAGCGGCGACGACATCAACGACGTTAGTCGATCGACGGCGCGCGCCCAGGCCCTTTGGGACATCTCTCCCGAGGCGTCGCTTCGCGTGATCGTTGATGCAAGCGAAAGCAATGAGGTTTGCTGCGGTATAACGCCATTGGTCTACGGCTCGACGAACGCGGCGGTCGCTGGCATCAGCGGCGCGGTTATCGGCAATACGGGCTCTCCGGCGATCAACGTCGAAGAGCGCTTCATGAGCGTGACGCCGGCTCTTCCCGGCCTGCCACTCGGCACGACTTTCTTGCCGTTCCCAAGCGGCGGCGGCGGCTTCGGCGTTACCGGCCTGCGCAGCTTCCCGATCCAACCCGGTGGACCCGCTCGCAACTATGGCGACGCCTCAGAGGACGCCGGCATTTCGGCGCAGCTTGATTGGGAATTCGGCGGCGTTTCGATGACGTCGATCAGCGCGTACCGGGATTGGGAGCAAAATCGCAACCAGGACATCGACTTCCATTCTGCGGACATCGCCTATCGCTACGGCGATGTCGTGGGCGCGAAGAATCTCACTCAGGAACTCCGCTTTAACGGCGAGTTTGGACGCGTCAATTGGCTCGCGGGTCTCTTCTATTCCGACGAGGAAACGACGAACCTTTCAAACATTCAAGTCGGCGCGCACGCGACGGCATACGTCAACCTGAACTCCATTGGCGCCACCGCTGACGTCGATCCCGGCCCAGGCGTGGTCCCGGCATTTGCTTTCGCGCCGAACGGTTGCGAACTCTATGATTCGACTGCAGGCGATGTCGACGGCGTCAGCGATCCGATCCCTTCACTCTTCTATTGCGCGTCCGGCGGCGGCGGCATCCTCAATCCTCTGAATGGCGCGTATCTCGCGGGCAACGTGAACGGCCAAGGCCAACAAGGGGACCGCTGGCAAACCAACACGACGAGCGTCTCGGCGTTCACACACAACGAGATTTCTCTTAGCGAGAGACTCACCTGGACCATCGGCGCGCGCCTCACCAACGAGGACAAGGAGATCCGGGCGGATTTGTCCTCGACGTCCAGTTCGTGTGACGCTCTACAAGCGCTCGAGGTCGCCTCTGACCCCGCTGTTCCGGGGCCTGGAGGCATCGTCGCGGCCCTGCAGGTCAGCTCGCTTAACCCGCTCATGAACCTGGCCTGCAACCCAGCCGTCAACCCGATCTCGAACGGGACATGGGAAGGCGACCAAAACGAGCAGGAATGGAGCGGCACTACATCGCTCGCCTACGATCTCAACGAGGACGCCATGATCTATGCTGGCTACTCGCGCGGCTATAAGGCCGGCGGGTTCAATATGGATCGCCAAGGGTTCGCCGTGACGCCGGCGCTCGTCGACCCAACCCAACTCAACATTTACCAGACGCAGTTCGATCCGGAATTCACGGATGCGTACGAGATCGGGCTGAAGACGACGATCCTCGGTGGAAGCACTACATTTAACGTGTCTGGTTTCTACCAGCAGATCCACGACTACCAGCTGAACGCCTACAACGGCTTCAACTTCATCACGCAGAACGTGTCTGAGCTGATTTCGCAGGGCGTCGAGCTGGAAGTCACGTCGCGGCCGACCGAGGGTCTCTTCCTGACCGGTGGCGTCACCTACAACGACGTGTATTACGATAGCGACGAGTCGTTTAATCCGCTCACACTCGCGGCCAACTGCCCGGGCGGCACGCCGTGCGCGGCAGACCCGAACAGCATCGTCGCGGGCGATCCGCTCAGTTTCGCGCCGGAATGGTCAGTGACGGGCGGCGTTTCCTATACCGTCCCGGTCGGTGGTTCGCTGCAGGCAGTGTTCTACTTGGATGGCCGCTGGGTAAGCGAGCATCGCACTCAAACACTGGGCCGCGATCCGCTTGGCCGCACGGACAACGACGCGTTCGCGCTCTATAACGGCCGCATCACCTTGGGTTCGCCGGACGAGCGGTGGGCTGTCGAGTTCTGGGGCCAGAACCTCCTGGACGAAACCTACTATGTCGGCTCGTTCTCGCCTCCGCTGCAGAACAGCTACGTCGTGTATCCCAACGCGCCAGCAACGTATGGCGTGGCGGTGCGCCTCCAGTTCTAA
- the queE gene encoding 7-carboxy-7-deazaguanine synthase, translating to MTYAVKEMFYTLQGEGARTGRPSVFVRFAGCNLWSGREQDRATAVCTFCDTDFVGVDGDGGGKFETAEALAQAVAAKWPGGPSRYVVCTGGEPLLQLDSALIDALHAEGFEIAVETNGTIAAPSGIDWICVSPKADAALAQRSGHELKLVYPQADALPERFADLAFETFFLQPMDSPSREENTRAAIEYCLAHPPWRLCLQTHKLLGLR from the coding sequence GTGACGTACGCAGTCAAGGAGATGTTCTACACGCTGCAAGGCGAGGGCGCGCGCACGGGCCGTCCCTCCGTCTTCGTGCGCTTCGCCGGCTGCAATCTCTGGAGCGGCCGCGAGCAAGATCGCGCAACGGCAGTCTGCACATTCTGCGACACGGATTTCGTCGGCGTCGACGGCGATGGCGGCGGCAAGTTTGAAACAGCGGAAGCGCTTGCCCAAGCCGTTGCCGCGAAGTGGCCAGGCGGGCCGTCGCGCTACGTCGTTTGCACCGGGGGCGAGCCGCTGCTGCAGCTCGATTCCGCGCTGATCGACGCGCTCCATGCCGAGGGTTTCGAGATCGCCGTGGAGACCAACGGCACTATCGCCGCGCCGTCTGGCATCGACTGGATCTGCGTCAGTCCGAAGGCCGACGCGGCGCTCGCGCAACGCTCCGGCCACGAGTTGAAGCTGGTCTATCCGCAAGCCGACGCGTTGCCCGAGCGCTTCGCCGATCTCGCCTTCGAGACCTTCTTCCTGCAGCCCATGGACAGCCCATCGCGCGAAGAAAACACACGCGCAGCGATCGAATATTGTCTCGCACACCCGCCTTGGCGGTTGTGTCTGCAAACACACAAATTGCTCGGATTGCGCTGA
- a CDS encoding enoyl-CoA hydratase/isomerase family protein — MTDVLTSAANGLAHITLNRPHALHALNTHMCANMTQALLAWRDDPSVHAILLDHAPGTRGFCAGGDIRMIAESGAGDGNEARAFFFTEYRLNHLLFHYPKPVVALIDGVTMGGGVGISMPARFRIATENTTYAMPETGIGLFPDVGGGWYLPRKPGQIGMWLALTGARLKAADCLVAGIATHFMPTEILSAARAQIAGAAQTHNAESALASGLDALSESAGKPKELTPENIERINRIFALNSVEQIFAALEADSSDWAKAQLATLRTKSPQTLKVSFRQLREGAAMPSFADEMRSEYRIASRVCARHDFQEGVRALIVDKDNKPVWDPAGLDGVTAAMLDEIFAPLPPTEEWSSL, encoded by the coding sequence ATGACTGACGTCCTCACCTCAGCCGCCAACGGCCTCGCGCACATCACGCTGAACCGCCCGCACGCGCTGCACGCGCTCAACACGCACATGTGCGCAAACATGACTCAAGCACTGCTCGCCTGGCGCGATGATCCGAGCGTCCACGCCATCCTGCTCGATCACGCCCCCGGCACGCGCGGCTTTTGCGCCGGCGGCGACATTCGCATGATCGCCGAAAGCGGGGCAGGCGACGGCAATGAAGCGCGCGCGTTCTTCTTCACCGAGTATCGCCTCAACCATCTGCTCTTCCACTACCCAAAGCCGGTCGTCGCGCTGATCGACGGCGTCACCATGGGCGGCGGCGTTGGCATCTCGATGCCCGCGCGCTTTCGCATCGCCACCGAGAACACGACCTACGCCATGCCTGAAACCGGCATCGGCCTTTTCCCCGATGTCGGCGGCGGCTGGTACCTGCCACGCAAGCCCGGCCAGATTGGCATGTGGCTCGCCCTTACCGGCGCGCGCTTGAAAGCCGCCGATTGCCTCGTCGCCGGCATCGCCACGCACTTCATGCCGACTGAAATCCTCTCCGCCGCCCGCGCCCAAATCGCCGGCGCAGCGCAAACGCACAATGCTGAGAGCGCACTTGCCAGCGGCCTCGATGCGCTCAGCGAATCCGCCGGCAAGCCCAAAGAGCTGACTCCGGAAAACATCGAACGCATCAACCGGATTTTCGCGCTCAACAGCGTCGAACAAATCTTCGCCGCGCTTGAGGCCGATTCCAGCGATTGGGCCAAAGCCCAACTCGCCACGCTCCGCACCAAATCGCCACAAACCCTGAAAGTCAGCTTCCGCCAACTCCGCGAAGGCGCCGCCATGCCAAGCTTCGCCGACGAAATGCGCAGCGAATACCGCATCGCCTCGCGCGTCTGCGCTCGTCACGACTTCCAGGAAGGGGTCCGCGCCTTGATCGTCGATAAGGACAACAAGCCAGTCTGGGATCCCGCCGGCCTCGATGGCGTTACTGCCGCCATGCTCGACGAAATCTTCGCGCCCCTGCCGCCCACCGAAGAATGGTCGTCGCTTTGA
- a CDS encoding CHRD domain-containing protein, with protein MNRRFVLVTAIVSAASPVAAAELRYTATLAGAQYPTETGSAATGTATLTVDTETQTIDAQIVITGLKFDDLAQHLAHSRMGPMHLHRYQGEDVTLIAPFPFGESYVETADGFTVTVTDFPYAEAAERTRSSLSFDQFIAALANDPIYLNLHTEAFGDGEISGRVVSAD; from the coding sequence ATGAACCGCCGCTTCGTCTTGGTCACAGCGATCGTAAGCGCCGCGTCACCCGTCGCCGCCGCCGAACTCCGCTACACCGCAACACTCGCCGGCGCGCAGTACCCGACCGAAACCGGCTCCGCGGCGACTGGCACAGCAACGCTCACCGTCGACACCGAAACCCAAACCATCGACGCGCAGATCGTCATCACCGGCCTCAAGTTCGACGATCTCGCCCAACACCTCGCTCACAGCCGCATGGGCCCGATGCATCTGCATCGCTACCAAGGCGAAGACGTCACCTTGATCGCGCCGTTCCCGTTCGGCGAAAGCTACGTCGAAACCGCCGACGGCTTCACGGTCACGGTCACCGATTTCCCGTACGCCGAAGCCGCCGAACGCACGCGCTCGAGCCTGAGCTTCGATCAGTTCATCGCGGCGCTCGCCAACGACCCGATCTACCTCAACCTCCACACCGAAGCCTTCGGCGACGGCGAGATCAGCGGGCGCGTTGTCTCGGCCGACTAG
- a CDS encoding pirin family protein, with product MIEKRPFDSLGKFDADWLAARYHFSFSGYRDPARMQWGEALRVWNDDTIQPKTGFPPHPHSDMEIITYVRTGAITHQDSMGNRGRTEAGDVQVMSAGAGVTHAEYNLEDGETTLYQIWILPKERGGEPFWGAAKFPKADRAGALVTLASGFESDQAAGALPIRQDARVLAATLEPGQTVSYPIKKGRHAYLAVAKGAALVNGVELGARDGAAIHDEAEIRVTAGGETEIVLVDAP from the coding sequence ATGATCGAAAAACGTCCGTTCGATAGCTTGGGAAAATTCGACGCCGACTGGTTGGCGGCGCGCTATCACTTCTCGTTTTCCGGCTACCGCGATCCCGCACGAATGCAGTGGGGCGAGGCGCTGCGCGTTTGGAATGACGACACCATCCAGCCGAAGACCGGCTTTCCACCGCATCCGCACTCGGACATGGAGATCATTACCTACGTGCGCACCGGCGCGATCACGCACCAAGACAGCATGGGCAATCGAGGCCGCACCGAAGCCGGCGACGTGCAGGTGATGAGCGCGGGCGCGGGCGTTACGCACGCGGAGTACAATCTCGAAGACGGCGAGACGACGCTCTACCAGATTTGGATTTTGCCCAAGGAGCGCGGCGGCGAACCGTTTTGGGGTGCAGCGAAATTTCCCAAGGCGGATCGGGCAGGCGCACTGGTGACGCTGGCGTCCGGCTTCGAGAGCGATCAAGCCGCCGGCGCATTGCCGATCCGGCAGGATGCGCGCGTGCTGGCGGCGACGCTCGAGCCGGGCCAGACCGTTTCGTATCCGATCAAAAAGGGACGGCACGCCTATCTTGCCGTGGCCAAGGGCGCCGCGTTGGTGAATGGCGTCGAACTCGGCGCTCGCGATGGCGCAGCGATCCACGATGAGGCGGAGATCCGCGTGACTGCCGGCGGCGAAACCGAGATCGTTCTCGTGGACGCCCCATGA
- a CDS encoding response regulator: MASIGDIHVLVVDDNKQMRFLLRCLLRAGGITDVSEAENAYDAFGIMSCRPVDLVIVDWMMQPIDGLAFTRMVRWDAKSPNPYVPLLMLTAHTKTSRVAAARDAGVSGFVKKPISARVLFDRMTSALTDTRLFIKTDSFMGPDRRRGVAADYAGPFRRDSDQQSAALDTIDLDDVRWRA, translated from the coding sequence ATGGCGTCGATTGGCGACATCCATGTGCTGGTGGTCGACGACAACAAGCAGATGCGCTTTCTGCTGCGCTGCTTGTTGCGCGCCGGCGGCATAACCGACGTCAGCGAAGCGGAAAACGCATACGACGCTTTTGGAATTATGAGCTGCCGGCCGGTCGATCTCGTCATCGTCGACTGGATGATGCAGCCGATCGATGGGCTCGCCTTCACCCGCATGGTCCGCTGGGACGCCAAGAGCCCGAACCCTTACGTGCCGCTGCTGATGCTGACCGCGCACACGAAGACGTCACGGGTGGCGGCGGCGCGCGATGCGGGCGTCAGCGGGTTCGTGAAGAAGCCGATCAGCGCGAGGGTGCTGTTCGACCGGATGACGAGCGCGCTGACCGACACGCGCCTCTTCATCAAGACGGATTCATTCATGGGCCCGGATCGCCGCCGCGGCGTGGCGGCGGATTATGCAGGCCCCTTCCGGCGCGACAGCGACCAGCAGAGCGCGGCGCTCGACACCATCGATCTTGACGACGTGCGCTGGCGCGCGTGA
- a CDS encoding response regulator → MTAALSVLIADDHEPMRALLRKVLERAGVGDVRDVKSGAEALAALQERRADLLLADMTIPEMDGVALTERVRADYLVTRVIMITGRADARTRDAARAAGADAVLVKPVAPRDLLAAIEQLFTD, encoded by the coding sequence ATGACAGCGGCGCTCAGCGTTCTCATCGCGGATGACCACGAGCCGATGCGCGCTCTGCTACGCAAGGTGCTTGAACGCGCGGGCGTCGGCGACGTGCGCGACGTGAAGAGCGGCGCAGAAGCGCTCGCGGCGCTTCAGGAACGGCGCGCGGATCTGCTGCTGGCGGACATGACGATACCGGAGATGGACGGCGTGGCGCTCACGGAGCGCGTGCGTGCGGACTATTTGGTTACGCGCGTCATCATGATCACGGGCCGTGCCGACGCGCGAACCAGAGACGCAGCGCGCGCGGCTGGCGCCGATGCCGTGCTGGTAAAGCCCGTCGCGCCGCGCGATTTGCTGGCGGCGATCGAGCAGCTGTTCACGGACTAG
- the queC gene encoding 7-cyano-7-deazaguanine synthase QueC: protein MSSAALVLFSAGQDSVTCLAWALDRFSRVETIGFFYGQRHAVELEQRPILREEIRAACASAGLEDDHVVDISGYGAIAESALTADRAIEMAESGLPSTFVPGRNLVFFSVAAALAYRRGIDVLVGGMCETDYSGYPDCRRETIDAMAGTLSLGLDRPMTIETPLMYLTKAQTWALAHDLGGHTLVDAIIEHSHTCYRGDREHRHAWGYGCGACPACDLRAKGWNEWRGSAAA, encoded by the coding sequence ATGTCGTCAGCCGCGCTCGTTCTGTTCTCCGCCGGACAAGACTCAGTCACCTGCCTGGCCTGGGCACTCGACCGATTCTCACGAGTCGAAACGATCGGGTTTTTCTACGGGCAACGGCACGCCGTGGAGCTGGAACAGCGCCCGATCCTACGGGAGGAGATCCGCGCCGCTTGTGCGAGCGCGGGGCTCGAGGACGACCACGTCGTCGATATTTCCGGCTATGGCGCCATCGCCGAAAGCGCGCTGACCGCCGACCGCGCCATCGAAATGGCCGAGAGCGGCTTGCCGAGCACGTTCGTACCGGGCCGGAATTTGGTGTTCTTTAGCGTCGCCGCCGCGCTCGCTTACCGGCGCGGCATCGACGTGCTCGTCGGCGGCATGTGCGAGACCGACTATTCCGGCTACCCCGATTGCCGGCGCGAAACCATCGACGCCATGGCGGGCACACTCTCACTCGGCCTAGATCGGCCGATGACGATCGAAACGCCGCTGATGTATCTCACTAAGGCGCAAACCTGGGCGTTGGCGCACGATCTGGGCGGACATACTTTGGTCGATGCAATCATCGAGCACAGCCACACCTGCTATCGCGGCGACCGCGAACATCGCCACGCCTGGGGCTACGGTTGCGGCGCTTGTCCGGCGTGCGATTTGCGCGCGAAGGGCTGGAACGAATGGCGCGGGAGCGCCGCAGCGTGA
- the mmsB gene encoding 3-hydroxyisobutyrate dehydrogenase has product MEEHPMTRVAFIGLGNMGSGMAANQAKAGREVFAFDLSADAMARAKEQGMTPAASAADAVKDADIVITMLPAGSHVRDVYMSTILPNAPKDALLIDCSTIDVDSARTVARDASMQGFRAADAPVSGGTAAATGGTLTFMVGCREQDFAEIEDALKPMSKATIHAGDSGAGQAAKICNNMLLGISMIGVSEAFALAEGLGLDPQKFFDIASKASGQCWSLTSYCPWPGPVPAAPSNRDYEGGFAAAMMLKDLRLAQEAADISGAPTPLGSAAEALYSELVDRGHPNKDFSAILQMLRGRL; this is encoded by the coding sequence ATTGAGGAGCATCCCATGACCCGCGTCGCATTCATTGGCCTCGGCAACATGGGCTCCGGCATGGCTGCCAACCAAGCCAAGGCAGGCCGCGAAGTGTTCGCCTTCGATCTCTCCGCCGACGCGATGGCGCGCGCCAAGGAACAAGGCATGACGCCCGCCGCGTCCGCCGCTGATGCCGTGAAGGACGCCGACATCGTCATCACCATGCTCCCCGCCGGGAGCCACGTGCGCGACGTCTACATGAGCACCATCCTGCCCAACGCGCCGAAAGACGCGCTGCTGATCGATTGCTCCACCATCGACGTGGACAGCGCCCGCACCGTCGCGCGCGACGCTTCGATGCAAGGCTTCCGCGCCGCCGACGCGCCCGTATCCGGCGGCACCGCTGCGGCGACGGGCGGCACGCTCACTTTCATGGTCGGCTGCCGCGAACAGGATTTCGCCGAGATCGAAGACGCGCTGAAGCCGATGTCGAAGGCCACCATCCACGCCGGCGACAGTGGCGCAGGGCAGGCGGCCAAGATCTGCAACAACATGCTGCTCGGCATTTCCATGATCGGCGTCAGCGAAGCGTTCGCCTTGGCGGAGGGTCTGGGCCTCGATCCGCAGAAATTCTTCGACATCGCCTCGAAAGCCAGCGGCCAGTGCTGGTCGCTGACATCGTACTGCCCGTGGCCCGGCCCGGTGCCAGCGGCGCCCTCCAACCGCGACTACGAAGGCGGCTTCGCCGCCGCCATGATGCTAAAAGATCTAAGACTCGCGCAGGAAGCCGCCGACATCTCCGGCGCCCCCACCCCCCTCGGCAGCGCGGCGGAAGCGCTCTACAGCGAACTCGTCGATCGCGGCCACCCCAACAAGGATTTCTCCGCCATCCTGCAAATGCTACGCGGCCGGCTCTAG